One Portunus trituberculatus isolate SZX2019 chromosome 42, ASM1759143v1, whole genome shotgun sequence DNA window includes the following coding sequences:
- the LOC123517568 gene encoding CCR4-NOT transcription complex subunit 2-like isoform X2 translates to MDRRGYNTRYPRPPLVGRGAASVSHSAGNPRAGGGVRPGGGETLGSMGSLGGTVARSIESRGIVSGPSVGNLVNSGGGSSGGHSLAALSSAVAATHNTNSLFMANSIQATAATQQRAVVNEMLRHMQGLGNRGLSQFVGRPYGSGGGNSMMGLHSNFGGDSAPPPLDLSEFPSLSSRNTDNSQPNPMAGRQPYVGMVKQPTPETSEFTMSSEDFPALPGSQANPTGKIFAPFSDDGFSNNEKKSNSTSGTDTPSDLVLRAAEKNQSQKRGIQTSPDGKVTNIPGGMVTDQFGMVGLLTFIRAAETDHNLVSLALGSDLTTLGLNLNSPENLYPNFAGPWAETPCRPQDIDYHVPQEYLTNQQIRGKLAPVKFDRYGEDLLFYMFYSNAGDVLQILAAAELIGERFPKSSTLSTISWRRGPTSPRTPQLHLPCDSPHLSTLHNTILTEELKLRSHSPVFVIESKFCSVICCQ, encoded by the exons ATGGACCGTAGAGGTTATAATACCCGGTACCCGAGGCCC CCATTGGTGGGACGTGGCGCTGCATCAGTATCTCACTCAGCTGGCAACCcaagggctggtggtggtgtgaggcctggaggaggagaaacgttAG gTAGTATGGGGAGTTTAGGCGGCACTGTTGCTAGAAGCATCGAGAGTCGCGGTATTGTGAGTGGCCCCAGCGTTGGTAACCTGGTCAATAGTGGTGGCGGCAGCTCAGGTGGGCACAGCTTGGCAGCGCTGTCCTCAGCAGTGGcagcaacacacaacaccaattCTTTATTTATGGCAAACAGCATTCAGGCGACGGCGGCGACGCAGCAGCGGGCTGTTGTCAATGAAATGCTGCGGCATATGCAAGGTCTTGG GAACCGAGGCTTGAGTCAATTTGTTGGCCGGCCttatggaagtggaggaggtaatAGTATGATGGGGCTTCATAGCAATTTTGGAGGTGactctgctcctcccccatTAGACCTCTCAGaatttccctcactctcttcaaGAAACACCGATAATTCTCAGCCAAACCCAATGGCTGGCAGACAACCGTATG TGGGCATGGTTAAGCAACCCACCCCAGAAACCTCTGAGTTCACCATGAGCAGCGAAGACTTCCCAGCGTTACCTGGCTCACAGGCGAACCCCACTGGTAAAA TCTTCGCACCATTTTCAGATGATGGCTTCTCCAATAACGAAAAGAAGTCTAATTCTACATCGGGTACTGACACTCCATCTGACCTGGTGCTGAGGGCGGCGGAAAAGAACCAGTCACAAAAAAGAGGAATCCAGACTTCTCCTGATG GTAAGGTAACCAACATTCCTGGAGGGATGGTGACTGATCAGTTTGGCATGGTGGGTCTTCTAACTTTCATCAGAGCGGCAGAAACCGACCACAATTTGGTCTCCTTGGCATTAGGTTCTGATCTAACGACTTTAGGTCTTAACTTGAATTCACCGGAAAACCTTTACCCAAACTTTGCTGGGCCTTGGGCTGAGACTCCCTGCAGACCGCAAGACATTGACTATCATGTACCCCAGGAATACCTCACCAATCAGCAAATAAG AGGGAAGCTAGCACCAGTCAAGTTTGACAGATATGGTGAAGATCTATTGTTCTATATGTTCTACTCAAACGCAGGAGATGTGCTACAAATTCTTGCTGCTGCAGAACT aaTTGGCGAAAGGTTCCCAAAGAGTTCCACCTTGAGTACGATAAGTTGGAGGAGAGGCCCCACATCCCCACGCACACCCCAACTTCATCTGCCCTGTGACAGCCCACACTTGTCAACCCTTCACAATACCATCCTCACAGAGGAACTTAAGCTGAGAAGTCATAGCCCAGTGTTTGTGATTGAATCAAAGTTCTGTTCAGTAATCTGTTGTCAATAG
- the LOC123517568 gene encoding CCR4-NOT transcription complex subunit 2-like isoform X1, with protein sequence MDRRGYNTRYPRPPLVGRGAASVSHSAGNPRAGGGVRPGGGETLGSMGSLGGTVARSIESRGIVSGPSVGNLVNSGGGSSGGHSLAALSSAVAATHNTNSLFMANSIQATAATQQRAVVNEMLRHMQGLGNRGLSQFVGRPYGSGGGNSMMGLHSNFGGDSAPPPLDLSEFPSLSSRNTDNSQPNPMAGRQPYVGMVKQPTPETSEFTMSSEDFPALPGSQANPTGKIFAPFSDDGFSNNEKKSNSTSGTDTPSDLVLRAAEKNQSQKRGIQTSPDGKVTNIPGGMVTDQFGMVGLLTFIRAAETDHNLVSLALGSDLTTLGLNLNSPENLYPNFAGPWAETPCRPQDIDYHVPQEYLTNQQIRGKLAPVKFDRYGEDLLFYMFYSNAGDVLQILAAAELYNRDWRYHKEERVWITRAPGMAPVDKGPNYERGTYFYFDAQNWRKVPKEFHLEYDKLEERPHIPTHTPTSSAL encoded by the exons ATGGACCGTAGAGGTTATAATACCCGGTACCCGAGGCCC CCATTGGTGGGACGTGGCGCTGCATCAGTATCTCACTCAGCTGGCAACCcaagggctggtggtggtgtgaggcctggaggaggagaaacgttAG gTAGTATGGGGAGTTTAGGCGGCACTGTTGCTAGAAGCATCGAGAGTCGCGGTATTGTGAGTGGCCCCAGCGTTGGTAACCTGGTCAATAGTGGTGGCGGCAGCTCAGGTGGGCACAGCTTGGCAGCGCTGTCCTCAGCAGTGGcagcaacacacaacaccaattCTTTATTTATGGCAAACAGCATTCAGGCGACGGCGGCGACGCAGCAGCGGGCTGTTGTCAATGAAATGCTGCGGCATATGCAAGGTCTTGG GAACCGAGGCTTGAGTCAATTTGTTGGCCGGCCttatggaagtggaggaggtaatAGTATGATGGGGCTTCATAGCAATTTTGGAGGTGactctgctcctcccccatTAGACCTCTCAGaatttccctcactctcttcaaGAAACACCGATAATTCTCAGCCAAACCCAATGGCTGGCAGACAACCGTATG TGGGCATGGTTAAGCAACCCACCCCAGAAACCTCTGAGTTCACCATGAGCAGCGAAGACTTCCCAGCGTTACCTGGCTCACAGGCGAACCCCACTGGTAAAA TCTTCGCACCATTTTCAGATGATGGCTTCTCCAATAACGAAAAGAAGTCTAATTCTACATCGGGTACTGACACTCCATCTGACCTGGTGCTGAGGGCGGCGGAAAAGAACCAGTCACAAAAAAGAGGAATCCAGACTTCTCCTGATG GTAAGGTAACCAACATTCCTGGAGGGATGGTGACTGATCAGTTTGGCATGGTGGGTCTTCTAACTTTCATCAGAGCGGCAGAAACCGACCACAATTTGGTCTCCTTGGCATTAGGTTCTGATCTAACGACTTTAGGTCTTAACTTGAATTCACCGGAAAACCTTTACCCAAACTTTGCTGGGCCTTGGGCTGAGACTCCCTGCAGACCGCAAGACATTGACTATCATGTACCCCAGGAATACCTCACCAATCAGCAAATAAG AGGGAAGCTAGCACCAGTCAAGTTTGACAGATATGGTGAAGATCTATTGTTCTATATGTTCTACTCAAACGCAGGAGATGTGCTACAAATTCTTGCTGCTGCAGAACT GTACAACAGGGACTGGAGGTACcacaaggaggagagagtgtggATAACCAGAGCACCTGGAATGGCCCCAGTAGACAAGGGCCCTAACTACGAGAGAGGAACCTATTTCTATTTTGATGCCCAG aaTTGGCGAAAGGTTCCCAAAGAGTTCCACCTTGAGTACGATAAGTTGGAGGAGAGGCCCCACATCCCCACGCACACCCCAACTTCATCTGCCCTGTGA
- the LOC123517568 gene encoding CCR4-NOT transcription complex subunit 2-like isoform X3: MDRRGYNTRYPRPPLVGRGAASVSHSAGNPRAGGGVRPGGGETLGSMGSLGGTVARSIESRGIVSGPSVGNLVNSGGGSSGGHSLAALSSAVAATHNTNSLFMANSIQATAATQQRAVVNEMLRHMQGLGNRGLSQFVGRPYGSGGGNSMMGLHSNFGGDSAPPPLDLSEFPSLSSRNTDNSQPNPMAGRQPYVGMVKQPTPETSEFTMSSEDFPALPGSQANPTGKNDGFSNNEKKSNSTSGTDTPSDLVLRAAEKNQSQKRGIQTSPDGKVTNIPGGMVTDQFGMVGLLTFIRAAETDHNLVSLALGSDLTTLGLNLNSPENLYPNFAGPWAETPCRPQDIDYHVPQEYLTNQQIRGKLAPVKFDRYGEDLLFYMFYSNAGDVLQILAAAELYNRDWRYHKEERVWITRAPGMAPVDKGPNYERGTYFYFDAQNWRKVPKEFHLEYDKLEERPHIPTHTPTSSAL, encoded by the exons ATGGACCGTAGAGGTTATAATACCCGGTACCCGAGGCCC CCATTGGTGGGACGTGGCGCTGCATCAGTATCTCACTCAGCTGGCAACCcaagggctggtggtggtgtgaggcctggaggaggagaaacgttAG gTAGTATGGGGAGTTTAGGCGGCACTGTTGCTAGAAGCATCGAGAGTCGCGGTATTGTGAGTGGCCCCAGCGTTGGTAACCTGGTCAATAGTGGTGGCGGCAGCTCAGGTGGGCACAGCTTGGCAGCGCTGTCCTCAGCAGTGGcagcaacacacaacaccaattCTTTATTTATGGCAAACAGCATTCAGGCGACGGCGGCGACGCAGCAGCGGGCTGTTGTCAATGAAATGCTGCGGCATATGCAAGGTCTTGG GAACCGAGGCTTGAGTCAATTTGTTGGCCGGCCttatggaagtggaggaggtaatAGTATGATGGGGCTTCATAGCAATTTTGGAGGTGactctgctcctcccccatTAGACCTCTCAGaatttccctcactctcttcaaGAAACACCGATAATTCTCAGCCAAACCCAATGGCTGGCAGACAACCGTATG TGGGCATGGTTAAGCAACCCACCCCAGAAACCTCTGAGTTCACCATGAGCAGCGAAGACTTCCCAGCGTTACCTGGCTCACAGGCGAACCCCACTGGTAAAA ATGATGGCTTCTCCAATAACGAAAAGAAGTCTAATTCTACATCGGGTACTGACACTCCATCTGACCTGGTGCTGAGGGCGGCGGAAAAGAACCAGTCACAAAAAAGAGGAATCCAGACTTCTCCTGATG GTAAGGTAACCAACATTCCTGGAGGGATGGTGACTGATCAGTTTGGCATGGTGGGTCTTCTAACTTTCATCAGAGCGGCAGAAACCGACCACAATTTGGTCTCCTTGGCATTAGGTTCTGATCTAACGACTTTAGGTCTTAACTTGAATTCACCGGAAAACCTTTACCCAAACTTTGCTGGGCCTTGGGCTGAGACTCCCTGCAGACCGCAAGACATTGACTATCATGTACCCCAGGAATACCTCACCAATCAGCAAATAAG AGGGAAGCTAGCACCAGTCAAGTTTGACAGATATGGTGAAGATCTATTGTTCTATATGTTCTACTCAAACGCAGGAGATGTGCTACAAATTCTTGCTGCTGCAGAACT GTACAACAGGGACTGGAGGTACcacaaggaggagagagtgtggATAACCAGAGCACCTGGAATGGCCCCAGTAGACAAGGGCCCTAACTACGAGAGAGGAACCTATTTCTATTTTGATGCCCAG aaTTGGCGAAAGGTTCCCAAAGAGTTCCACCTTGAGTACGATAAGTTGGAGGAGAGGCCCCACATCCCCACGCACACCCCAACTTCATCTGCCCTGTGA
- the LOC123517568 gene encoding CCR4-NOT transcription complex subunit 2-like isoform X4: MGSLGGTVARSIESRGIVSGPSVGNLVNSGGGSSGGHSLAALSSAVAATHNTNSLFMANSIQATAATQQRAVVNEMLRHMQGLGNRGLSQFVGRPYGSGGGNSMMGLHSNFGGDSAPPPLDLSEFPSLSSRNTDNSQPNPMAGRQPYVGMVKQPTPETSEFTMSSEDFPALPGSQANPTGKIFAPFSDDGFSNNEKKSNSTSGTDTPSDLVLRAAEKNQSQKRGIQTSPDGKVTNIPGGMVTDQFGMVGLLTFIRAAETDHNLVSLALGSDLTTLGLNLNSPENLYPNFAGPWAETPCRPQDIDYHVPQEYLTNQQIRGKLAPVKFDRYGEDLLFYMFYSNAGDVLQILAAAELYNRDWRYHKEERVWITRAPGMAPVDKGPNYERGTYFYFDAQNWRKVPKEFHLEYDKLEERPHIPTHTPTSSAL, encoded by the exons ATGGGGAGTTTAGGCGGCACTGTTGCTAGAAGCATCGAGAGTCGCGGTATTGTGAGTGGCCCCAGCGTTGGTAACCTGGTCAATAGTGGTGGCGGCAGCTCAGGTGGGCACAGCTTGGCAGCGCTGTCCTCAGCAGTGGcagcaacacacaacaccaattCTTTATTTATGGCAAACAGCATTCAGGCGACGGCGGCGACGCAGCAGCGGGCTGTTGTCAATGAAATGCTGCGGCATATGCAAGGTCTTGG GAACCGAGGCTTGAGTCAATTTGTTGGCCGGCCttatggaagtggaggaggtaatAGTATGATGGGGCTTCATAGCAATTTTGGAGGTGactctgctcctcccccatTAGACCTCTCAGaatttccctcactctcttcaaGAAACACCGATAATTCTCAGCCAAACCCAATGGCTGGCAGACAACCGTATG TGGGCATGGTTAAGCAACCCACCCCAGAAACCTCTGAGTTCACCATGAGCAGCGAAGACTTCCCAGCGTTACCTGGCTCACAGGCGAACCCCACTGGTAAAA TCTTCGCACCATTTTCAGATGATGGCTTCTCCAATAACGAAAAGAAGTCTAATTCTACATCGGGTACTGACACTCCATCTGACCTGGTGCTGAGGGCGGCGGAAAAGAACCAGTCACAAAAAAGAGGAATCCAGACTTCTCCTGATG GTAAGGTAACCAACATTCCTGGAGGGATGGTGACTGATCAGTTTGGCATGGTGGGTCTTCTAACTTTCATCAGAGCGGCAGAAACCGACCACAATTTGGTCTCCTTGGCATTAGGTTCTGATCTAACGACTTTAGGTCTTAACTTGAATTCACCGGAAAACCTTTACCCAAACTTTGCTGGGCCTTGGGCTGAGACTCCCTGCAGACCGCAAGACATTGACTATCATGTACCCCAGGAATACCTCACCAATCAGCAAATAAG AGGGAAGCTAGCACCAGTCAAGTTTGACAGATATGGTGAAGATCTATTGTTCTATATGTTCTACTCAAACGCAGGAGATGTGCTACAAATTCTTGCTGCTGCAGAACT GTACAACAGGGACTGGAGGTACcacaaggaggagagagtgtggATAACCAGAGCACCTGGAATGGCCCCAGTAGACAAGGGCCCTAACTACGAGAGAGGAACCTATTTCTATTTTGATGCCCAG aaTTGGCGAAAGGTTCCCAAAGAGTTCCACCTTGAGTACGATAAGTTGGAGGAGAGGCCCCACATCCCCACGCACACCCCAACTTCATCTGCCCTGTGA